taaactctggatcgtaagtgctcacgcacctacggaaaccgctgaggacaacagtaaggacgccttctatgatgaactcaatgcattgatgtctaaaataccaagccaacaggtggtcattgtcggaatcgacgcaaatgcgaagataggACTCGAAGAGCAATCcaatgtgctaggaaaatggtactatgcagcggagcgcacgtcggacaacggtgatcgtctggtcgacttgtgcgaacagacgggcctcatcatctcttccacgtttaagaggaatcatcgacgccgtcagctcacgtggcagaggtcaacccttttaacgcctgaagagcagcgcaagtggaagatgaggactcttaaacttcagctcgactacgttctggcgaggaataTTCGTCAGCCATATCCGAAAacctagagctgtttgggacgtcgcgttcgactctgactaccgtccagttcttctcagctttgagatacggttccacaagagaaaccgaggagttcctcttcaaccgaaaatcgacatggcaggtcttaaagacgatgaatgcagaacaaaattccgccaacgtgtgtctattcatgttggagcacggaccaggaagaagcttagcgatgcggattccttcacaaagtgcaggacgctgcaaggaaaacgctcccggttctattgccgcagAAGAAgcttgcctttgcatctgcggaaacaaaatccacatacaattctgtatgtgtcgcgtgcagcgctggtgacttcaaccaggaaaagcgtcttagaaggaagctgcgtcgtcaactgcaacaagaccgcgataacgagtggacgtcaagagcgatggagtttgagaaggcgtgggaggacaggaacctgtggaaagcctatgctctactaaaacagtacagcggcaaaatgaaaagatgttctcctgtcctcaacactgccaatggagtaccTGTCGGTGAaacaacccttccaatttggaggaaaCACTTCAATACTTTGCTAAACCGACtggcaccgtcagctcctgaactcgaacatgttcatagaccgacatatgcgtttaacgaggagccaccgaccgagtcggaggtcctggcctgtactcaaaaaatgaagaatggaaaatctggtggagaggACGggttagcgcagaaatgctaagatatcttcctccgtctgggattcgtgagatgacaaagatcatccgttcaatatggacaGACGAAAGGACACCttattcgtggagacacgctatcataattcctctccacaagaagttatccgtcacggaccccaggaattatcgaggaatctctttgctgcgtgttatgaaCAAGGCATTGGAGTGCATTATCCTAGGTCGACTCATTAaatatcgcgaagaaacaacgcgcgacgagccagctggctttcgtcctggccgatctacgattga
The Necator americanus strain Aroian chromosome I, whole genome shotgun sequence genome window above contains:
- a CDS encoding hypothetical protein (NECATOR_CHRI.G838.T2), whose amino-acid sequence is MRDRPVISIGNYPTYCGDADENKVDAPFYDCGIGRGRKLWIVSAHAPTETAEDNSKDAFYDELNALMSKIPSQQVVIVGIDANAKIGLEEQSNVLGKWYYAAERTSDNGDRLVDLCEQTGLIISSTFKRNHRRRQLTWQSSTTFWRGIFVSHIRKPRAVWDVAFDSDYRPVLLSFEIRFHKRNRGVPLQPKIDMAGLKDDECRTKFRQRVSIHDAARKTLPVLLPQKKLAFASAETKSTYNSVCVACSAGDFNQEKRLRRKLRRQLQQDRDNEWTSRAMEFEKAWEDRNLWKAYALLKQYSGKMKRCSPVLNTANGVPVGETTLPIWRKHFNTLLNRLAPSAPELEHVHRPTYAFNEEPPTESEVLACTQKMKNGKSGGEDGRVIEIWHSKPMQLAFLDFEAAFDSPHRGRLLNALRAEYQETGCTTPFEVVTGVRQGAVAGPFLFNFAIDDILRRTVDQCPADIVLAPSGCPLTDLYLVSKLAAAYGLRLRPDKCKQMWISSRSRTGIRVDGQPIELIDEFCYLGCTLKNNGSYERDVQQRCAKATSAFNSLTKCLWLTPNEVKLRVYLSAIRPIMMYGSETWAAPSTVMEKLDCPERKPLRR
- a CDS encoding hypothetical protein (NECATOR_CHRI.G838.T1) gives rise to the protein MEFEKAWEDRNLWKAYALLKQYSGKMKRCSPVLNTANGVPVGETTLPIWRKHFNTLLNRLAPSAPELEHVHRPTYAFNEEPPTESEVLACTQKMKNGKSGGEDGLAQKC